In a genomic window of Arvicanthis niloticus isolate mArvNil1 chromosome 8, mArvNil1.pat.X, whole genome shotgun sequence:
- the LOC117714141 gene encoding putative vomeronasal receptor-like protein 4 — protein MNWNNIIHTIIFLSLIGPGILGNALIFLKNIYMPALRTEKKPVDLILTHLAFSHMIIICSTGMRDVATVFYFRNFLGDIGCKVVVYLARMARGLSICTTCLLSVVQAVTISPSTTLWTKLKPQRACHVLPFILVFWIVNVLISSNLLSYIKAGSSLNRSEAIMYIGHCYMLQSRHIIKWLFLFLMTLRDVIFQSLMGWSSGSMALHLYKHHKRVLYLYSSRFANNSPPEIRATWSVLILMTCFLFFYWVDFILSFYTGFSVTHDSILLNMKTFLELGYASFSPYVLISRDVRVPNVLHAQ, from the coding sequence ATGAATTGGAATAATATCATCCACACaataatctttctttctcttattggacctggaattctgggaaatgccctaatatttttgaaaaatatatacatgccTGCCTTGAGGACTGAGAAAAAACCTGTAGACCTTATTCTTACCCACTTGGCATTTTCTCATATGATCATTATTTGTAGCACAGGGATGAGAGATGTAGCCACAGTGTTCTATTTCAGAAACTTCCTAGGAGATATTGGCTGTAAAGTTGTAGTTTATTTGGCAAGGATGGCACGGGGCCTTTCCATCTGCACCACCTGTCTCCTCAGTGTGGTCCAGGCTGTCACCATCAGTCCCAGCACCACCCTTTGGACAAAACTCAAACCACAAAGAGCATGCCACGTTCTTCCCTTTATCCTTGTCTTTTGGATTGTCAATGTTCTCATAAGCTCCAACTTGCTCTCCTACATCAAAGCAGGCAGTAGCTTGAACAGGTCTGAGGCTATAATGTACATTGGCCACTGCTATATGCTCCAATCAAGACATATCATCAAGTggcttttcctctttctcatgACTCTTCGTGATGTCATCTTTCAGAGTCTCATGGGCTGGAGCAGTGGATCCATGGCTCTCCATCTGTATAAGCACCACAAGCGTGTCCTCTACCTTTACAGCTCCAGGTTTGCAAACAACTCCCCTCCAGAAATCAGAGCTACATGGAGTGTTCTCATTCTTAtgacctgttttcttttcttctattgggtagattttattctctctttctacacAGGTTTTTCAGTGACACATGATTCTATTTTactaaatatgaaaacatttttagaacTTGGTTATGCTAGTTTCAGCCCCTATGTTCTGATCAGCAGAGATGTTCGTGTTCCTAATGTCTTGCATGCCCAATAA